The following coding sequences are from one Thermodesulfobacteriota bacterium window:
- the fliW gene encoding flagellar assembly protein FliW encodes MVSFATSRFGPLEVGEDRIIRFPVGLLGFPALNRYVLIDYKDTPLKWLQSVEDPDVAFIVTDPKTIAGDGEITLGEDVVRFLQIESEEELAVLLMLRVEGDKVIANLNGPLAINSNRMLGVQAVIDRA; translated from the coding sequence ATGGTCTCTTTCGCGACGTCCCGGTTCGGTCCCCTCGAAGTCGGCGAAGACAGGATCATCCGCTTTCCGGTCGGCCTGCTCGGGTTTCCCGCCCTGAACCGGTACGTCCTCATCGATTATAAGGACACCCCGCTGAAATGGCTCCAGTCGGTGGAGGATCCCGATGTCGCCTTCATCGTGACGGACCCGAAGACGATCGCGGGCGACGGGGAGATCACCCTCGGCGAGGACGTCGTGCGGTTCCTCCAGATCGAAAGCGAGGAGGAGCTGGCGGTCCTTTTGATGTTGCGGGTCGAAGGCGACAAGGTCATCGCGAACCTCAACGGTCCCCTCGCGATCAATTCCAACCGCATGCTCGGAGTGCAGGCCGTCATCGACAGGGCCTGA
- a CDS encoding methyltransferase produces the protein MKRFPEDFLLRDGVWHPLVEDPIAYSDGDAPEAYLRQTLEGAADLSSCSRELQLAIRDWPSEYHLSPLRANILRPLGIGKDARVLELGCGCGAVTRYLGESAGRVVAVEGSPVRARLARMRCRELDNVEVVACNFDDMDPKGPFDIVTLIGVLEYAGMYWRRAGDPFEGALRFARGLLAPDGVLVVAIENRLGMKYFSGCTEDHLGKPFSGIEGYPAPGGPRTFGRRELVELAERCGLPETELLLPFPDYKLPSSFLNARFASARECREYNLVDWCGEPFRDYTREREHHFSDQLALCSAADAGLLPEFSNSFLLLAAAKPIGADSPVRRPDFVAQRFNLLRSPEFRTVTTLAVKNGAPVLSKARAGDHPPLPDSPVTLSAEQGIPFIPGGRSLFLEMLRAARRDDGGEELVRLVARWVAYLRGRALPGTELLPPDHIDCQPGNLILDPSGALRYIDDEWRWHDPVPMDWVLYRGLFDFWHRCRQWVVRFLPQPDPVLGDFIGWALPASGASIGGERLEELANMEKALQSAIFPFRRPAAPLSEEEASVARVEELFGAGELLPALTLAGDIAKRHPRNATNWNNLGVILNRLEKTDEARECLRIALSLDPGLADASANLEAMGEGAPATKEAAPGSDGFRVVAIVAAYNEGDVIRHAIGDLIAQGIEVYLIDNCSTDDTVAQASAWLGKGLIRIERFPDDAGYPAELRHRYAWKEILRRKEEVAATLRADWFIHHDADEFRESPWPGLTLKEAIRVADAMGYNALQFAVFNFKPVDDGFVPGTDVREHMKHYLPLPEHASHAQVKAWKNLGVRPEIVESGGHDILFEGRRIFPTRFLLRHYPVRGQRHGEKKVFEDRKRRFSPAEREHGWHRQYDHIEDRGHDFLCDPAGLHLYDPDAARLQILSYQTFSLSEKVLGEETVGRLVREGWYDRRALRVEREILKIW, from the coding sequence ATGAAACGCTTTCCCGAAGACTTCCTGCTTCGCGACGGCGTCTGGCATCCTCTCGTCGAGGACCCGATCGCGTATTCCGACGGCGACGCGCCGGAAGCGTATCTCCGGCAGACCCTGGAGGGGGCGGCCGACCTTTCGTCCTGCTCCCGGGAGCTGCAGCTGGCCATCAGGGACTGGCCATCGGAATATCACCTCTCACCGCTCCGGGCCAATATCCTCCGGCCACTGGGGATCGGAAAGGACGCCAGGGTGCTGGAGCTGGGATGCGGGTGCGGCGCGGTCACCCGATACCTCGGCGAAAGCGCCGGACGCGTCGTCGCGGTCGAGGGAAGCCCCGTCCGGGCGCGGCTCGCCCGGATGCGCTGCAGGGAGCTGGACAACGTCGAGGTCGTCGCCTGCAACTTCGACGACATGGATCCCAAGGGGCCGTTCGACATCGTGACGCTGATCGGGGTCCTCGAATACGCCGGCATGTACTGGCGGCGGGCCGGGGACCCGTTCGAGGGGGCGCTCCGGTTCGCCCGGGGGCTCCTCGCGCCGGACGGCGTGCTGGTCGTCGCCATCGAGAACAGGCTGGGCATGAAGTATTTTTCGGGATGCACCGAGGACCACCTGGGAAAGCCGTTTTCCGGCATCGAGGGATATCCCGCCCCCGGCGGCCCGCGCACCTTCGGCCGGCGGGAGCTCGTGGAGCTGGCGGAGCGGTGCGGCCTCCCGGAGACCGAGCTGCTTCTCCCCTTCCCGGACTACAAGCTCCCCTCCTCCTTCCTCAACGCACGCTTCGCCTCGGCGCGGGAATGCCGGGAGTACAACCTGGTCGACTGGTGCGGGGAGCCGTTCCGGGACTACACCCGTGAGCGGGAGCACCATTTCAGCGATCAGCTCGCCCTCTGCTCCGCGGCGGACGCCGGCCTGCTCCCGGAATTCTCCAACTCGTTCCTCCTCCTGGCTGCGGCGAAACCGATCGGCGCGGACTCGCCGGTCCGGCGGCCGGACTTCGTCGCACAGCGGTTCAATCTCCTTCGCTCCCCGGAGTTCCGGACCGTCACAACCCTCGCCGTGAAGAACGGGGCCCCCGTCCTCTCCAAGGCGCGGGCGGGCGACCACCCGCCGCTCCCGGATTCGCCGGTGACGCTTTCGGCGGAGCAGGGGATCCCCTTCATCCCCGGAGGCAGGTCGCTCTTTCTGGAGATGCTGCGTGCGGCCCGGCGCGACGACGGGGGGGAGGAGCTCGTGCGTCTCGTCGCACGGTGGGTCGCTTATCTGCGCGGGCGCGCGCTCCCGGGAACGGAGCTCCTCCCGCCCGACCATATCGACTGCCAGCCGGGGAACCTGATCCTGGACCCGTCCGGCGCGCTTCGCTACATCGACGACGAATGGCGCTGGCACGATCCGGTCCCCATGGACTGGGTGCTGTACCGCGGCCTCTTCGACTTCTGGCACCGGTGCCGGCAATGGGTCGTCCGCTTCCTGCCGCAACCGGACCCGGTCCTCGGCGATTTTATCGGCTGGGCGCTCCCGGCGTCCGGCGCATCGATCGGAGGCGAACGCCTCGAGGAGCTGGCGAACATGGAGAAAGCGCTCCAATCGGCGATCTTCCCTTTCCGGCGGCCCGCGGCGCCCTTAAGCGAAGAAGAGGCGTCGGTCGCCCGGGTCGAGGAGCTGTTCGGCGCCGGGGAGCTCCTCCCCGCGCTGACCCTCGCCGGCGACATCGCGAAAAGGCATCCGCGGAACGCGACGAACTGGAACAACCTCGGCGTGATCCTGAACCGCCTGGAAAAGACCGACGAGGCGAGGGAATGCCTCCGCATCGCCCTTTCCCTGGACCCCGGACTGGCGGACGCGTCGGCCAACCTCGAGGCGATGGGGGAAGGCGCCCCCGCGACGAAGGAAGCCGCGCCGGGGAGCGACGGCTTCCGCGTCGTGGCGATCGTCGCCGCGTACAACGAGGGCGACGTGATCCGGCACGCGATCGGCGACCTGATCGCGCAGGGGATCGAGGTCTACCTCATCGACAACTGCTCCACCGACGACACGGTCGCGCAGGCCTCCGCCTGGCTGGGCAAGGGGCTGATCCGCATCGAGCGGTTCCCCGACGACGCGGGGTACCCGGCGGAGCTGCGGCACCGGTACGCGTGGAAGGAGATCCTCCGGAGGAAGGAGGAGGTCGCGGCGACGCTTCGGGCCGACTGGTTCATCCATCACGACGCGGACGAGTTCCGCGAATCGCCCTGGCCCGGCCTCACCCTGAAGGAGGCGATCCGGGTCGCGGACGCCATGGGCTACAACGCCCTCCAGTTCGCCGTCTTCAACTTCAAGCCCGTGGACGACGGGTTCGTCCCCGGCACCGACGTCCGCGAGCACATGAAGCACTACCTTCCGCTGCCCGAGCACGCCAGCCACGCCCAGGTCAAGGCGTGGAAGAACCTCGGGGTACGGCCGGAGATCGTCGAGAGCGGCGGGCACGACATCCTTTTCGAGGGGCGCAGGATCTTCCCCACCCGGTTCCTCCTGAGGCACTATCCCGTCCGGGGGCAGCGCCACGGCGAGAAGAAGGTGTTCGAGGACAGGAAGCGCCGGTTCTCCCCGGCGGAGCGGGAGCACGGCTGGCACCGGCAGTACGACCACATCGAGGACAGGGGCCACGACTTCCTCTGCGATCCCGCCGGGCTGCACCTGTATGACCCCGACGCGGCCCGCCTCCAGATCCTCTCCTACCAGACGTTCTCGCTGTCCGAGAAGGTCCTGGGCGAGGAGACGGTGGGCCGGCTCGTCCGGGAGGGCTGGTACGACCGGAGGGCGCTCCGCGTCGAGCGGGAGATCCTGAAGATCTGGTAG
- a CDS encoding HD-GYP domain-containing protein → MSYKVYVYGSRKAFPAEGLAVGTRLPFDVFINEGNVFTKLYSAGTLYGPGERAELRRAGVGEVYVDARDARELDLYLHRTSVETPANPEDPETVQEYIAHKQQYYQIDRTFLVQGKRVDFGIYRLYDLRLTPLVDPSEQGFGTIPGGLAAMRGDFVIRNEDIARYQLFLDSVVSDMARDAASGEEKQKIQAVAIKEKSKTIVKDLLENPRSGENIKKGMKIVSDLTECILSNQDILFDLIMLNSYDQYTYTHSVNVAVLCAGIGVACGLARSDVHVLGIGALLHDVGKSAIPAEILNKPGRLNEREYEIMKTHVVEGAKTFDASDAVPAESRMVVLQHHERLSGTGYPNRLTGGEISLFGRICAIADCYDAMTTNRPYKDAGTPFQALMQMKVERQSYDSAILDGFIRMLGKTQAARTRAAV, encoded by the coding sequence ATGTCGTACAAGGTTTACGTATACGGGTCCCGGAAGGCGTTCCCCGCCGAGGGGCTGGCCGTCGGGACCCGTCTGCCGTTCGACGTCTTCATCAACGAGGGGAACGTCTTCACCAAACTGTACTCCGCGGGGACCCTTTACGGCCCCGGGGAGAGGGCCGAGCTCCGGCGCGCCGGCGTCGGCGAGGTGTACGTCGACGCGCGCGACGCCCGGGAGCTCGACCTGTACCTCCACAGGACCTCCGTCGAAACGCCCGCGAATCCCGAAGACCCCGAGACGGTGCAGGAATACATCGCGCACAAGCAACAGTACTACCAGATCGACCGGACCTTCCTGGTCCAGGGGAAGCGGGTCGATTTCGGGATCTACCGGCTCTACGACCTGCGGCTCACGCCGCTGGTTGACCCGTCGGAGCAGGGCTTCGGGACCATTCCCGGCGGGCTCGCGGCGATGCGCGGGGACTTCGTCATCCGGAACGAGGACATCGCGCGGTATCAGCTTTTTCTGGATTCCGTCGTGTCGGACATGGCGCGCGACGCCGCCTCCGGGGAGGAAAAGCAGAAGATCCAGGCGGTCGCCATCAAGGAGAAGTCGAAGACGATCGTCAAGGACCTGCTGGAGAACCCCCGGAGCGGGGAGAACATCAAGAAAGGCATGAAGATCGTCTCCGACCTGACGGAGTGCATCCTGAGCAACCAGGACATCCTGTTCGACCTCATCATGCTGAACAGCTACGACCAGTACACCTATACTCACTCGGTGAACGTCGCCGTTCTCTGCGCCGGCATCGGGGTCGCCTGCGGCCTGGCCCGTAGCGACGTGCACGTTCTCGGTATCGGGGCGCTGCTCCACGACGTCGGGAAGAGCGCGATCCCGGCAGAGATCCTGAACAAGCCCGGCCGGCTGAACGAGCGGGAGTACGAGATCATGAAGACCCACGTCGTCGAAGGGGCGAAGACCTTCGACGCCTCCGACGCTGTCCCCGCGGAGTCCCGCATGGTCGTCCTCCAGCACCACGAGCGGCTTTCCGGCACGGGGTATCCCAACCGGCTCACGGGAGGGGAGATCTCGCTCTTCGGCCGGATCTGCGCGATCGCCGACTGCTACGACGCGATGACGACGAACCGGCCGTACAAGGACGCCGGGACGCCGTTCCAGGCCCTGATGCAGATGAAGGTGGAGCGGCAGAGCTACGATTCCGCCATCCTGGACGGCTTCATCCGGATGCTCGGGAAGACGCAGGCGGCGCGCACGCGGGCAGCGGTCTGA
- a CDS encoding flagellar hook-length control protein FliK, which translates to MFPFPFPPVFPGSLPRIDGIARIENALTFAASSGGALRLKIGDVVKADVLTLMADGTVSIRITKESGESAVVSARTRVPLDAGECVLLKVTDGDGEISLQFLGTADRESGRSPDPAGTRAPASDARRAQQTFRAFPESVKSAIPGFSRLEGAPGMERLTGEGLREAVEGSGVLLETKLALEAEGVPRSADRKEALLRVGQAMRELGGSAAVRGSGISPGETAVKVDGMLSTIESYQVSSAVHGVLHAPLALDWEELEDGEILFRRRDRGKGQSYTCTMNLDLAPIGKLAVSVTMYDGSFFVSLSPESEETRALLASRSDEVGKRFREAGLALSALAVQRRERVAFGVPSADGIDLEA; encoded by the coding sequence GTGTTCCCCTTTCCGTTTCCCCCCGTTTTCCCCGGATCCCTCCCCAGGATCGACGGCATCGCCCGGATCGAGAACGCGCTGACCTTCGCGGCCTCTTCGGGAGGCGCCCTTCGGCTGAAGATCGGCGACGTCGTCAAGGCCGACGTGCTGACCCTCATGGCCGACGGGACCGTATCGATCCGCATCACGAAGGAGTCCGGGGAAAGCGCCGTCGTGTCCGCCCGGACGCGGGTCCCCCTCGACGCGGGGGAGTGCGTCCTCCTCAAGGTGACCGACGGGGACGGCGAGATCTCGCTGCAGTTCCTCGGAACGGCCGACCGGGAGAGCGGACGGTCGCCGGACCCGGCCGGGACCCGGGCGCCGGCCTCCGATGCGAGGCGGGCGCAGCAGACGTTCCGCGCCTTCCCCGAATCCGTGAAGTCGGCGATCCCGGGCTTCTCCCGCCTGGAAGGCGCTCCCGGCATGGAGCGGCTCACGGGCGAGGGCCTGAGGGAGGCGGTGGAGGGGTCCGGTGTTCTGCTCGAGACGAAGCTCGCCCTGGAGGCGGAAGGCGTTCCCCGGTCGGCCGACCGGAAGGAAGCGCTATTGCGCGTCGGCCAGGCGATGCGGGAGCTCGGCGGCTCGGCGGCGGTGCGGGGGTCGGGGATCAGCCCGGGAGAGACGGCGGTGAAGGTCGACGGGATGCTCTCCACGATCGAGTCGTACCAGGTCTCCTCCGCCGTCCACGGCGTCCTCCACGCCCCGCTCGCGCTCGATTGGGAGGAGCTCGAGGACGGCGAGATCCTGTTCCGGAGGAGGGACCGGGGGAAGGGGCAGTCGTACACGTGCACGATGAACCTCGACCTGGCCCCCATCGGAAAGCTGGCGGTCTCGGTGACGATGTACGACGGCTCCTTCTTCGTCTCGCTTTCTCCCGAAAGCGAGGAGACCCGCGCCCTCCTGGCCTCGCGCTCCGATGAGGTCGGGAAGCGGTTCCGGGAGGCGGGGCTGGCCCTTTCGGCGCTCGCGGTCCAGCGGCGGGAGCGCGTCGCGTTCGGCGTCCCCTCCGCGGACGGGATCGACCTGGAGGCATGA
- a CDS encoding SPASM domain-containing protein: MDHGTMEITTVVGCGVRCRYCPQGRLVARYRGMSGVPKMSFDLFRDCLRKIPPGVRIDFSGMAEPWTHPECTRMLLHAAEEGRKIAVYTTLKGMTHRDFDALREVEYDYFVIHVPDALGNSDLPVNDVYLGLLDRVVRHPLNVTGERQFSCHGPLHPSVRPIVDGAFPVFDTLIDRAGNVRESGLQACSHAGRITCGRAGDRLNHNVLLPDGTVLLCCMDYNMEHILGNLAVQEYVELLESTASRSVLRSLEEEGEPLSLCRRCSAAVGMGNREADLVGRVERLYLSGETASALRLARDIARKHPGNATNWNNLGVILDGLGKKGEAAECFRIALSLDGSLGDALANLEALGISPQAATTLRPLPACAPPASSRASG, encoded by the coding sequence ATGGACCACGGAACGATGGAGATCACGACGGTCGTCGGCTGCGGGGTGCGCTGCCGGTACTGCCCGCAGGGCCGGCTCGTCGCCCGGTACCGAGGCATGTCCGGCGTCCCGAAAATGAGCTTCGACCTGTTCCGCGATTGCCTGCGGAAGATCCCCCCCGGGGTGCGGATCGATTTCTCGGGGATGGCCGAGCCGTGGACCCACCCCGAGTGCACCCGCATGCTGCTGCACGCTGCGGAGGAGGGGCGGAAGATCGCAGTTTACACCACGCTGAAGGGGATGACGCACCGGGATTTCGACGCTCTCCGGGAGGTCGAATACGACTACTTCGTGATCCATGTCCCGGACGCGCTCGGCAATTCCGACCTTCCGGTAAACGACGTATACCTGGGGCTGCTCGATCGGGTCGTGCGGCATCCGTTGAACGTCACGGGGGAGCGCCAGTTCTCCTGCCACGGGCCGTTGCACCCGTCCGTCCGTCCGATCGTCGACGGCGCGTTCCCCGTCTTCGACACGTTGATCGACCGCGCCGGGAACGTGCGGGAGAGCGGGTTGCAGGCCTGTTCGCACGCGGGGCGGATCACCTGCGGACGTGCGGGAGACCGCCTGAACCACAACGTTCTCCTTCCCGACGGGACCGTGCTCCTTTGCTGCATGGACTACAACATGGAGCACATCCTGGGGAATCTGGCCGTTCAGGAGTACGTGGAACTGCTGGAGAGCACGGCCTCCCGGTCGGTTCTGAGATCGCTGGAAGAAGAAGGGGAACCGCTCTCGCTTTGCCGGAGATGCTCCGCCGCGGTGGGTATGGGGAACCGGGAGGCCGACCTGGTCGGGAGAGTCGAGAGACTCTACCTCTCGGGAGAGACCGCCTCCGCACTGCGCCTGGCCCGCGACATCGCGCGAAAGCATCCGGGGAACGCGACGAACTGGAACAACCTCGGGGTGATCCTCGACGGCCTCGGGAAAAAGGGGGAGGCGGCGGAGTGCTTCCGGATCGCCCTTTCGCTGGACGGCAGCCTCGGGGACGCCTTGGCCAACCTGGAGGCGCTGGGGATTTCCCCCCAGGCGGCCACCACCCTCAGACCGCTGCCCGCGTGCGCGCCGCCTGCGTCTTCCCGAGCATCCGGATGA
- the flgL gene encoding flagellar hook-associated protein FlgL, giving the protein MRISTQQMYRQSTDSLMRSLSELYRLNEQISSGKRINKPSDDVTGISRAMDYKVSIAAGERYLGNVSDATSAITAAESALSSVNTALTRVRALAVQGASDSTGASSRAALAEEVGQLRDQILSLANSKAGSRYLFSGFRTDAPAFDASYAYQGDAGAVNMAVGDGVLIPKNVTGAAAFGYSLSSEEVVEIADGRYAHYIPGSGTTITVEIRDSDDTTVLDSFSFDNAMEMTDLLCSAMEGNDTLRISALLSPIDAMEDHVNNVRADLGARLNRLEDQGTRLEDRNLLTEESLASVEGADIVATASDLAKAGTVLEAIQAATAKMLSQSLLDFLD; this is encoded by the coding sequence ATGAGGATCTCCACGCAGCAGATGTATCGCCAGTCCACCGACTCCCTGATGCGGTCGCTCTCGGAGCTGTACCGGCTGAACGAGCAGATCTCCTCGGGGAAGCGGATCAACAAGCCGTCGGACGACGTGACGGGGATCTCCCGGGCGATGGACTACAAGGTATCCATCGCCGCGGGCGAGCGGTACCTGGGCAACGTCTCCGACGCGACGAGCGCCATCACGGCCGCGGAGTCCGCGCTGTCCTCGGTCAACACCGCCCTGACCCGGGTGCGGGCGCTGGCGGTCCAGGGGGCGAGCGATTCGACGGGGGCGTCCTCCCGGGCGGCGCTCGCGGAGGAGGTCGGCCAGCTCCGGGACCAGATCCTGTCGCTGGCCAACAGCAAGGCCGGGAGCCGGTACCTCTTCTCGGGCTTCCGGACCGACGCTCCCGCGTTCGACGCTTCCTACGCCTACCAGGGCGACGCAGGGGCGGTCAACATGGCGGTCGGCGACGGCGTGCTGATTCCGAAGAACGTCACCGGGGCGGCCGCCTTCGGGTATTCCCTTTCGTCGGAGGAGGTCGTCGAGATCGCCGACGGGCGCTATGCCCACTACATTCCCGGAAGCGGTACGACGATCACGGTCGAGATCCGCGATTCCGACGACACGACGGTCCTAGATTCGTTCTCCTTCGACAACGCGATGGAGATGACCGACCTGCTGTGTTCGGCGATGGAGGGAAACGACACGCTGAGGATCTCCGCGCTGCTCTCGCCGATCGACGCCATGGAGGATCATGTGAACAACGTCCGGGCCGACCTGGGCGCGCGGCTCAACCGGCTCGAGGACCAGGGGACGCGGCTCGAGGACCGGAATCTCCTGACCGAGGAATCGCTCGCCTCCGTGGAGGGCGCGGACATCGTCGCGACCGCCAGCGACCTCGCCAAGGCGGGCACGGTGCTCGAGGCGATCCAGGCGGCGACGGCGAAAATGCTCTCGCAGTCGCTCCTCGATTTCCTCGACTGA
- a CDS encoding EscU/YscU/HrcU family type III secretion system export apparatus switch protein — MKNGPREAAALRYERGKDAAPKIVAKGKGAVADKILETARRHGIPIREDRELVRVLASLDLYREIPPDLYKAVAEILAFVYSMNRGAGKPAP, encoded by the coding sequence ATGAAGAACGGGCCCCGGGAGGCGGCGGCGCTGCGGTACGAGCGGGGGAAGGACGCCGCCCCGAAAATCGTCGCTAAGGGAAAAGGGGCGGTTGCCGATAAGATCCTCGAGACCGCGCGGAGGCACGGGATCCCGATCCGGGAGGACCGGGAGCTGGTCCGGGTGCTCGCTTCGCTCGACCTGTACCGCGAGATCCCGCCCGACCTTTACAAGGCGGTCGCGGAGATCCTTGCGTTCGTCTATTCCATGAACCGGGGTGCGGGGAAGCCGGCGCCGTAG
- a CDS encoding flagellin: MALVINTNIASLSAQRNLAANNAQLGTSVQRLSSGLRINSAKDDAAGLAISEKLRSQIRSISVAIRNSQDGISMAQTTEGGLSEMGNILGRMRELAEQAANGTLGNAERITLDKEYQQLKTEIDRIANATEFNGAKLLDGSMSTTGVTLQVGFQNVAANDRITFFSGMAAVNSSKLSLMADISTVAHAQSNLDMVTSAIGTVAAARGELGAVMSRLESTISNLRVTSENLTAADSAIRDADFAYEAAQFTRNQILVQAANAMVAQANVLPQAALQLLQ, encoded by the coding sequence ATGGCTCTTGTCATCAACACCAACATCGCTTCCCTGTCCGCGCAGAGAAACCTGGCCGCGAACAATGCCCAGCTCGGCACCTCGGTGCAGCGGCTGTCCTCGGGCCTCCGCATCAACAGCGCGAAGGACGACGCCGCCGGGCTGGCGATCTCCGAAAAGCTGCGGTCCCAGATCCGCAGCATCTCGGTCGCGATCCGCAACTCCCAGGACGGCATCTCCATGGCGCAAACCACCGAGGGCGGCCTCTCGGAAATGGGGAACATCCTCGGCCGTATGCGGGAACTGGCGGAGCAGGCCGCGAACGGCACCCTCGGCAATGCCGAGCGGATCACCCTGGACAAGGAATACCAGCAGCTGAAGACCGAGATCGACCGTATCGCCAACGCCACCGAGTTCAACGGCGCGAAGCTGCTGGACGGCTCGATGAGCACGACCGGCGTCACCCTGCAGGTCGGGTTCCAGAACGTGGCGGCCAACGACCGGATCACCTTCTTCAGCGGCATGGCGGCCGTCAACTCCTCCAAGCTCAGCCTGATGGCGGACATCAGCACGGTGGCGCACGCCCAGTCGAACCTCGACATGGTCACCAGCGCCATCGGCACGGTCGCGGCGGCCCGCGGCGAGCTCGGCGCCGTCATGAGCCGGCTGGAATCCACGATCTCGAACCTGCGGGTCACCTCGGAGAACCTCACGGCCGCGGACTCGGCGATCCGGGACGCGGACTTCGCGTACGAAGCGGCGCAGTTCACGAGGAACCAGATCCTCGTCCAGGCCGCGAACGCGATGGTGGCCCAGGCCAACGTGCTGCCGCAGGCGGCTCTCCAGCTTCTGCAGTAA
- the flgK gene encoding flagellar hook-associated protein FlgK, whose translation MSLMNLLNVGKSALFASQTALNVTGHNIANVNTSGYTRQEVVLEIATPAANSSGYIGRGVSIAAVKRSYARFVEGQLLGQRQNLGRSTALNEVLSQVEQVFNDAAGVGLSESIEAFFGSWQSLTSSPDDAAKRTVLLSDAESLVSAAKQMEQDLLDTIGEIDDEIADIAGEVNRLADGIARLNEQIVRVEAGDSGTSANDLRDARGALVTELADLVQLSTREDEDGSLTVVVGMRNLVDGTRVNGMTASADPSGAVRLEIDGVDVAPRIGKGRVSGLLDARTAIESGPLKGLRRLAAALTVEINALHRGGYGLDGSTGNDFFSPLTLSSTDASAGADVTAASITDPGALTLSEYDVTIGAGGAYTVKNRDTGATVATGTFSSGSPIAFDGISVTLTGTVAAGDSFSVSPLAGAVSNFGVSISDTDEIAAADAASSLPGDNRNALRIAALADAGVSTLGNATVSGYYAGLVTSVGSMAADASDLQTFDANLHTELANQRDSASGVSLDEEATSLIVYQRAFEAAARLISVTDELLQTVLSL comes from the coding sequence ATGTCCCTGATGAACCTCCTGAACGTCGGGAAGTCCGCGCTGTTCGCCAGCCAGACCGCGCTGAACGTCACGGGCCACAACATCGCCAACGTCAATACGTCCGGATACACCCGCCAGGAGGTGGTCCTCGAGATCGCCACGCCGGCGGCCAATTCGAGCGGGTACATCGGCCGGGGCGTGTCGATCGCCGCCGTCAAGCGGAGCTACGCCCGATTCGTCGAGGGGCAGCTCCTAGGCCAACGGCAGAACCTCGGCAGGTCGACCGCTTTGAACGAGGTCCTGTCCCAGGTGGAGCAGGTGTTCAACGACGCGGCGGGGGTCGGGCTCTCGGAGAGCATCGAGGCGTTCTTCGGCTCCTGGCAGTCGCTCACCTCGTCCCCCGACGACGCGGCGAAGCGGACGGTCCTGCTCTCGGACGCCGAATCGCTGGTATCCGCCGCGAAGCAGATGGAGCAGGACCTGCTGGACACGATCGGCGAGATCGACGACGAGATCGCCGACATCGCCGGGGAAGTCAACCGGCTCGCGGACGGGATCGCGCGTCTCAACGAGCAGATCGTGCGGGTCGAGGCCGGGGACTCCGGCACGTCCGCGAACGACCTGCGCGACGCGCGGGGCGCCCTCGTGACCGAGCTGGCGGACCTCGTTCAACTCAGCACCCGGGAGGACGAGGACGGATCGCTGACCGTCGTCGTCGGGATGCGCAACCTCGTCGACGGCACGCGGGTCAACGGGATGACGGCCTCCGCCGACCCGTCGGGGGCCGTCCGCCTCGAGATCGACGGCGTGGACGTCGCTCCCCGGATCGGGAAGGGGCGGGTGAGCGGTCTGCTCGACGCGCGGACCGCGATCGAATCGGGGCCGCTGAAGGGGCTCCGCCGCCTCGCCGCCGCGCTGACGGTGGAGATCAACGCGCTCCACCGCGGCGGGTACGGCCTCGACGGCTCGACGGGAAACGATTTCTTCTCGCCCCTGACGCTGTCCTCCACGGACGCGTCCGCCGGGGCGGACGTGACCGCGGCTTCGATCACGGACCCGGGCGCCCTGACGCTTTCCGAGTACGACGTGACCATCGGGGCCGGCGGCGCCTACACCGTGAAGAACCGGGACACCGGCGCAACCGTCGCGACGGGGACGTTCTCCTCGGGCAGCCCCATCGCCTTCGACGGCATCTCGGTCACGCTGACCGGCACGGTCGCCGCGGGCGACTCGTTCTCGGTGAGCCCCCTCGCGGGCGCGGTGTCGAATTTCGGCGTCTCGATTTCCGATACCGACGAGATCGCCGCGGCGGACGCCGCGTCCTCCCTGCCGGGCGACAACCGGAACGCGCTGCGGATCGCGGCGCTCGCCGACGCGGGCGTATCCACTCTCGGGAACGCGACGGTCTCCGGATATTACGCGGGGCTCGTGACGTCGGTCGGCTCGATGGCGGCGGACGCCTCGGACCTGCAGACGTTCGACGCGAACCTCCACACGGAGCTCGCCAACCAGCGCGATTCCGCGTCGGGCGTGTCGCTCGACGAGGAGGCGACGAGCCTCATCGTCTATCAGCGGGCCTTCGAGGCGGCGGCGCGCCTGATCTCGGTCACGGACGAGCTCCTCCAGACGGTGCTCTCGTTATGA
- the csrA gene encoding carbon storage regulator CsrA encodes MLVLTRKSDEAFKIGDDITVTVLAIRGNQVQIGISAPPAVRIYRAEIYEKIKSENIVSSGLTPDDFRKLKDKVK; translated from the coding sequence ATGCTCGTTCTGACAAGGAAGTCGGATGAAGCGTTCAAGATCGGCGACGACATCACGGTGACGGTGCTGGCCATCCGCGGGAACCAGGTGCAGATCGGCATCAGCGCGCCCCCCGCCGTCCGGATCTACCGGGCGGAGATCTACGAGAAGATCAAGTCGGAAAACATCGTGTCGTCCGGGCTGACGCCCGACGATTTCAGGAAGCTGAAGGACAAGGTGAAATAG